The proteins below come from a single Piscinibacter gummiphilus genomic window:
- a CDS encoding chalcone isomerase family protein, with translation MIIAAVLSLTAAASALADTTQVAGVKYDNGLQVGNTPLVLNGAGVRYKAVFKVYTAGLYLTRKANSPEAVLSAPGPKRMHIVMLREINASELGKLFTRGMEDNAPKDEFSKSVAGTLKMSEIFFRIKKLNAGDSFSVDWVPGVGTTIIVNGKPAADPIKEPEFFSALVKIWLGQSPADSNLKDALLGKPAALPPNS, from the coding sequence ATGATCATCGCCGCCGTTCTGTCGCTGACCGCCGCCGCCAGCGCTCTCGCCGACACCACCCAGGTCGCCGGGGTGAAGTACGACAACGGGCTCCAGGTGGGCAACACCCCGCTCGTGCTCAATGGCGCCGGCGTGCGCTACAAGGCCGTGTTCAAGGTCTACACCGCGGGCCTGTACCTCACGCGCAAGGCGAACAGCCCCGAAGCCGTGCTCAGCGCGCCGGGCCCGAAACGCATGCACATCGTGATGCTGCGCGAGATCAACGCATCGGAACTGGGCAAGCTCTTCACCCGCGGCATGGAAGACAACGCGCCGAAGGACGAATTCTCCAAGTCGGTGGCCGGCACGCTCAAGATGAGCGAGATCTTCTTCCGCATCAAGAAGCTGAACGCCGGCGATTCGTTCTCGGTGGATTGGGTGCCGGGTGTCGGCACCACCATCATCGTCAACGGCAAGCCCGCCGCCGATCCGATCAAGGAGCCCGAGTTCTTCTCTGCGCTGGTCAAGATCTGGCTGGGCCAGTCGCCCGCCGATTCGAACCTGAAAGACGCGCTGCTGGGCAAGCCGGCCGCGCTGCCGCCCAACAGCTGA
- a CDS encoding aminodeoxychorismate/anthranilate synthase component II, translating into MLLMIDNYDSFTYNLVQYFAELGEDVRVFRNDEITLEGISELKPDQLVLSPGPCSPAEAGICVSAIQHFAGKLPILGVCLGHQAIGAALKGKIVRAKTQMHGKTDVISTDKRGVYAGLPDKFTVIRYHSLVIERATLPKELEITSTSQDDEIMGVRHTALAGTKTPLEGVQFHPESILTEHGHAMLKNFLELKN; encoded by the coding sequence ATGCTGCTCATGATCGACAACTACGACAGCTTCACCTACAACCTGGTGCAGTACTTCGCCGAGCTGGGCGAAGACGTGCGGGTGTTCCGCAACGACGAGATCACGCTCGAGGGCATCAGCGAGCTGAAGCCCGATCAGTTGGTGTTGTCGCCGGGCCCGTGCTCGCCGGCCGAGGCCGGCATCTGCGTGAGCGCGATCCAGCACTTCGCCGGGAAGCTGCCCATCCTCGGCGTGTGCCTCGGTCACCAGGCGATTGGTGCGGCGCTCAAGGGCAAGATCGTTCGGGCGAAGACGCAGATGCACGGCAAGACCGATGTCATCAGCACCGACAAGCGCGGCGTCTACGCTGGGTTGCCCGACAAGTTCACCGTCATCCGCTACCACTCGCTGGTGATCGAGCGTGCCACCTTGCCGAAGGAGCTGGAGATCACCTCCACCTCGCAGGACGACGAGATCATGGGGGTGCGTCACACCGCGCTCGCGGGCACGAAGACGCCGCTGGAAGGCGTGCAGTTCCATCCCGAGTCCATCCTCACCGAGCATGGGCACGCGATGCTGAAGAACTTCCTCGAGCTGAAGAACTGA
- the trpD gene encoding anthranilate phosphoribosyltransferase — translation MTITNTEALARVIDHREIFHDEMLTLMRRIMSGEMSPVMIAALSMGLRVKKETIGEIAAAAQVMRELATPVPVADKAHLVDLCGTGGDGAHTFNISTAAMFVAASAGARVAKHGGRSVSSSTGSADVLEAFGANVNLTPDQVAQCLEQTGIGFMFAPNHHASMKHAAPVRKELGVRTIFNILGPLTNPAQAPNQLMGVFHADLVGIQVRVLQRLGSDHVMVVYGMNGMDEISLSGETLIGELKNGEVREYVVHPSDFGMPVYDSRVLRVADKAESVQCIQRALANEDGPLRDIVLLNAGGALYCANVVSSIADGVRRAREAVASGAATKKLSQFVAATQQFKS, via the coding sequence ATGACCATCACCAACACCGAAGCGCTGGCGCGCGTCATCGATCACCGCGAGATCTTCCACGATGAGATGCTCACGCTGATGCGCCGCATCATGAGCGGCGAGATGTCGCCAGTGATGATCGCGGCGCTCTCAATGGGCTTGCGTGTCAAGAAAGAAACCATCGGCGAGATCGCCGCGGCCGCGCAGGTGATGCGCGAACTGGCGACGCCGGTGCCCGTGGCCGACAAGGCGCACCTCGTCGATCTGTGCGGGACCGGCGGTGATGGTGCGCACACCTTCAACATTTCGACCGCGGCCATGTTCGTGGCGGCCTCCGCGGGGGCGCGGGTGGCCAAGCATGGCGGGCGCAGCGTGTCCTCGAGCACCGGCAGCGCCGACGTACTGGAGGCGTTCGGCGCCAATGTGAACCTCACGCCGGACCAGGTCGCGCAGTGTCTGGAGCAGACCGGCATCGGCTTCATGTTCGCTCCGAACCACCACGCGTCGATGAAGCATGCCGCGCCGGTGCGCAAGGAGCTCGGCGTGCGCACGATCTTCAACATCCTGGGGCCGCTGACCAACCCGGCACAGGCGCCGAATCAGCTGATGGGGGTCTTCCATGCCGATCTGGTGGGCATCCAGGTGCGTGTGCTGCAGCGCCTCGGCTCCGACCACGTGATGGTGGTCTACGGCATGAACGGCATGGACGAGATCTCTCTCTCGGGCGAGACGCTGATCGGCGAACTCAAGAACGGCGAGGTGCGCGAATACGTGGTGCACCCGAGCGACTTCGGCATGCCCGTATACGACAGCCGCGTGTTGCGCGTGGCCGACAAGGCCGAGTCGGTGCAGTGCATCCAGCGTGCGCTGGCCAATGAAGACGGGCCCTTGCGCGACATCGTGCTGCTCAACGCGGGTGGGGCCTTGTACTGCGCGAACGTGGTGTCGTCGATCGCCGACGGCGTCAGGCGCGCCCGCGAAGCGGTGGCATCCGGCGCCGCCACCAAGAAACTGAGCCAGTTCGTGGCCGCCACCCAGCAATTCAAATCATGA
- the trpE gene encoding anthranilate synthase component I translates to MITELEFKSLASEGFNRIPLMAEAFADLETPLSLYLKLAYASGSGKHSFLLESVVGGERFGRYSFIGLPARTLLRATGFRTEVVTDGKVVETHEGNPLDFIAEYQKRFKVALRPGLPRFCGGLAGYFGYDAVRYIEPKLAKTEKPGGVDTPDVLLLQCEELAVIDNLSGRLYLIVYADPSQPEAYFRSKRRLAELSDKLKYSVTAPPVKRGTSHAVEREFAKEDYLAAVLKSKEYIAAGDMMQVQIGQRLKKRYTESPLSLYRALRSLNPSPYMYFYDMGDFQIVGASPEILVRQEHTPEGQKVTIRPLAGTRPRGATPEQDKALEAELSADPKERAEHVMLIDLARNDIGRIAKTGSVKVTDAFVIERYSHVMHIVSNVEGILKDGMSNLDVLKATFPAGTLTGAPKVRAMEIIDELEPVKRGIYGGACGYLSFAGDMDVAIAIRTGIIKDNTLYVQAAAGVVADSVPELEWKETEAKARALLRAAELVEEGF, encoded by the coding sequence GTGATCACCGAACTCGAATTCAAGAGCCTTGCCTCAGAAGGCTTCAACCGCATTCCGCTGATGGCCGAAGCCTTCGCGGACCTCGAAACTCCCCTCTCGCTCTACCTCAAGCTGGCCTATGCCTCGGGCAGCGGAAAGCACAGCTTCCTGCTCGAATCGGTGGTGGGGGGCGAGCGCTTCGGGCGTTATTCGTTCATCGGGCTGCCGGCTCGCACGCTGCTGCGCGCCACGGGCTTTCGCACCGAAGTCGTCACCGACGGCAAGGTGGTCGAGACGCACGAAGGCAACCCGCTCGATTTCATCGCCGAGTACCAGAAGCGTTTCAAGGTGGCGCTGCGCCCGGGCCTGCCACGCTTCTGCGGTGGCCTGGCCGGCTACTTCGGCTACGACGCGGTGCGCTACATCGAGCCGAAGCTCGCCAAGACCGAGAAGCCCGGGGGCGTCGACACGCCCGATGTGCTGCTGCTGCAGTGCGAAGAGCTGGCCGTGATCGACAACCTGTCGGGCCGGCTCTACCTCATCGTCTACGCCGACCCGTCGCAGCCCGAGGCCTACTTCCGCAGCAAGCGGCGCCTGGCCGAGCTCTCCGACAAGCTCAAGTACAGCGTGACCGCGCCGCCGGTGAAGCGCGGCACCTCGCATGCGGTGGAGCGCGAGTTCGCGAAAGAGGACTACCTCGCCGCGGTGCTCAAGTCGAAGGAGTACATCGCGGCCGGCGACATGATGCAGGTGCAGATCGGCCAGCGGCTGAAGAAGCGCTACACGGAGTCACCGCTCAGCCTCTACCGCGCGTTGCGCTCGCTGAACCCGTCGCCCTACATGTACTTCTATGACATGGGCGACTTCCAGATCGTCGGCGCCTCCCCCGAGATCCTGGTGCGCCAGGAGCACACGCCCGAAGGGCAGAAGGTGACGATCCGCCCGCTGGCCGGCACGCGGCCTCGCGGTGCCACGCCCGAGCAGGACAAGGCACTCGAAGCCGAACTCAGCGCCGACCCGAAGGAGCGCGCCGAGCACGTCATGCTGATCGACCTGGCGCGCAACGACATCGGCCGCATCGCCAAGACCGGCAGCGTGAAGGTGACCGACGCCTTCGTGATCGAGCGCTACTCGCACGTGATGCACATCGTGAGCAATGTCGAAGGCATCCTGAAAGACGGGATGAGCAATCTCGATGTGCTCAAGGCCACCTTCCCGGCTGGCACGCTGACCGGCGCGCCCAAGGTGCGGGCGATGGAGATCATCGACGAGCTCGAGCCGGTGAAGCGTGGCATCTACGGCGGCGCGTGCGGTTACCTGAGTTTTGCCGGCGACATGGATGTGGCCATCGCCATCCGCACCGGCATCATCAAGGACAACACGCTGTACGTGCAGGCGGCGGCGGGTGTCGTGGCCGACTCGGTGCCCGAGCTGGAATGGAAGGAAACCGAAGCGAAGGCGCGTGCGCTCCTTCGTGCTGCCGAACTCGTCGAGGAGGGCTTCTGA
- the rpe gene encoding ribulose-phosphate 3-epimerase translates to MSTPTYRIAPSILSADFARLGEEVRNVIAAGADWIHFDVMDNHYVPNLTFGPMICEALRKHSVKADGTAVPIDVHLMVQPVDSLAQAFCKAGADLVSFHPDASTHVDRTLQLIKAEGKQAGLVFNPAEPLDVLEWVIDKVDLILIMSVNPGFGGQSFISSALTKVEQARRIIEKSGRDIRLEVDGGIKVDNIRQVADAGADTFVAGSAIFGKPDYKRVIDAMRAQLGR, encoded by the coding sequence ATGAGCACGCCCACCTACCGCATCGCCCCCAGCATTCTTTCTGCCGATTTCGCCCGTCTGGGCGAGGAGGTGCGCAATGTGATCGCGGCCGGCGCCGACTGGATCCATTTCGACGTGATGGACAACCACTACGTGCCCAACCTGACCTTCGGGCCGATGATCTGCGAGGCGCTGCGCAAGCATTCGGTGAAGGCTGATGGCACTGCGGTGCCGATCGACGTGCATCTGATGGTGCAGCCGGTCGACTCGCTCGCGCAGGCCTTCTGCAAGGCCGGCGCCGACCTCGTGAGCTTCCACCCCGACGCCAGCACGCACGTGGACCGCACGCTGCAGCTCATCAAGGCCGAGGGCAAGCAGGCCGGCCTCGTGTTCAACCCGGCCGAGCCGCTCGATGTGCTGGAGTGGGTGATCGACAAGGTCGACCTCATCCTCATCATGAGCGTGAACCCCGGCTTCGGCGGGCAGAGCTTCATTTCGAGCGCGCTGACGAAGGTCGAGCAGGCACGCAGGATCATCGAGAAGAGCGGGCGCGACATCCGCCTCGAGGTCGACGGCGGCATCAAGGTCGACAACATCCGCCAGGTGGCCGATGCCGGCGCCGACACCTTCGTGGCCGGCAGCGCGATCTTCGGCAAGCCCGACTACAAGCGTGTGATCGACGCGATGCGCGCGCAGCTCGGTCGCTGA
- the ltaE gene encoding low-specificity L-threonine aldolase yields the protein MKVVDLRSDTVTRPTPAMREAMARAEVGDDVFGDDPTVNALQERIASLTGKEAALYMTSGTQSNLAAIMSHCGRGDEYIVGQMHHTYRWEAGGAAVLGSVQPQPLEHEADGTLSLASIEAAIKPDDAHFAKSRLLCLENTLGGKALPMSFMAEATALARRRGLATHLDGARVFNAATALGVPVREIASHFDSLSVCFSKGLGAPVGSALCGSKALIKSAQRWRKMLGGGLRQAGVIAAGALYALDHHVERLADDHALARRLAEGLQGIAGLTVERPETNIVFIDVAGDRAAGLLPHLESRGVLATGLYRLRFVTHLDVDAEGVDRAVAAVRDYFNV from the coding sequence ATGAAGGTCGTCGACCTGCGCAGCGACACGGTCACCCGGCCCACGCCCGCCATGCGCGAGGCGATGGCGCGCGCCGAGGTGGGCGATGACGTGTTCGGCGACGACCCGACCGTGAACGCATTGCAGGAGAGGATCGCGAGCCTCACCGGGAAGGAAGCAGCGCTCTACATGACGAGCGGCACGCAAAGCAACCTCGCGGCCATCATGAGCCACTGTGGGCGTGGCGACGAGTACATCGTCGGCCAGATGCACCACACCTACCGCTGGGAGGCCGGCGGTGCGGCGGTGCTGGGCAGCGTGCAGCCGCAACCGCTGGAGCATGAGGCCGATGGCACGCTCTCGCTGGCGAGCATCGAGGCAGCGATCAAGCCCGACGATGCGCACTTTGCGAAGAGCCGGTTGTTGTGTTTGGAGAACACGCTTGGCGGCAAGGCTTTGCCGATGTCCTTCATGGCCGAGGCGACGGCGTTGGCGCGGCGCCGCGGCCTCGCCACCCACCTCGACGGGGCTCGGGTCTTCAATGCGGCGACGGCGCTCGGTGTACCCGTGCGTGAGATCGCGAGCCACTTCGATTCGCTCTCGGTGTGTTTCTCGAAAGGCCTCGGTGCGCCGGTTGGCTCTGCGCTGTGCGGATCGAAAGCGCTGATCAAGAGCGCCCAACGCTGGCGCAAGATGCTGGGTGGCGGGCTGCGACAAGCCGGTGTCATCGCCGCCGGTGCCCTCTATGCGCTCGATCACCACGTTGAGCGACTGGCCGACGACCACGCGCTGGCTCGCCGTCTGGCCGAGGGGCTGCAAGGCATCGCAGGGCTCACGGTGGAAAGGCCGGAGACCAACATCGTCTTCATCGATGTCGCCGGCGATCGCGCTGCCGGCCTGCTGCCGCATCTCGAATCGCGTGGTGTGCTGGCCACCGGGCTGTACCGCCTGCGCTTCGTGACCCACCTCGACGTCGACGCCGAAGGCGTGGACCGCGCTGTCGCCGCCGTGCGCGACTACTTCAACGTTTGA
- the gph gene encoding phosphoglycolate phosphatase (PGP is an essential enzyme in the glycolate salvage pathway in higher organisms (photorespiration in plants). Phosphoglycolate results from the oxidase activity of RubisCO in the Calvin cycle when concentrations of carbon dioxide are low relative to oxygen. This enzyme is a member of the Haloacid Dehalogenase (HAD) superfamily of aspartate-nucleophile hydrolase enzymes (PF00702).), translating into MVSHALENFDAAIVDLDGTMIDTLGDFDVALNAMLDDLSLSRVDRAFIEQTVGKGSEHLIRSTLAHVGSEASAFGAAWARYQHHYLRINGEHAAVYPGVREGLHALRARGLVLACLTNKPTAFARPLLEKKGLDGYFAQVFGGDAFERKKPDPLPLLKTCEALGVPPSRVLMVGDSSNDARAARAAGCPVVLVSYGYNHGEPVHAVDADGVIDRLDALA; encoded by the coding sequence ATGGTGTCGCACGCGCTGGAGAATTTTGATGCGGCCATCGTCGACCTCGACGGCACGATGATCGACACGCTGGGGGACTTCGACGTCGCCCTCAACGCCATGCTCGACGACCTGTCGCTGTCGCGCGTGGACCGTGCGTTCATCGAGCAGACGGTCGGCAAAGGGTCCGAACACCTGATCCGCAGCACGCTGGCGCATGTGGGCAGCGAAGCCTCGGCGTTCGGCGCCGCATGGGCGCGCTACCAGCACCACTACCTGCGCATCAACGGCGAGCATGCGGCCGTCTACCCCGGCGTGCGCGAAGGGCTCCACGCCCTGCGCGCACGGGGCCTCGTGCTGGCGTGCCTGACCAACAAGCCGACCGCGTTTGCGCGGCCGCTGCTGGAAAAGAAAGGCCTCGATGGCTACTTCGCCCAGGTCTTCGGTGGCGATGCGTTCGAGCGCAAGAAGCCCGACCCCTTGCCGCTGCTCAAGACCTGCGAGGCGCTGGGGGTGCCGCCCTCACGCGTGTTGATGGTGGGCGATTCGAGCAATGACGCGCGTGCGGCGCGCGCCGCCGGCTGCCCGGTGGTGCTGGTGAGTTACGGCTACAACCATGGCGAGCCGGTTCACGCGGTCGATGCCGACGGCGTGATCGACCGGCTGGACGCCCTGGCCTGA
- the trpC gene encoding indole-3-glycerol phosphate synthase TrpC, with translation MSDILDKIVAVKREEIAAASRQRDLASLRREAEARTDVRDFVAALRRKVAAGQAAVIAEVKKASPSKGVLREYFVPADIATSYERHGAACLSVLTDVQFFQGSAAYLQQARAACALPVLRKDFMVDPYQVYEARAMGADCILLIAACLDDAQMADLEAQALSLGMAVLVEVHDGAELDRALKLKTPLVGVNNRNLRTFEVTLDTTLSLLPRVPRDRLLVTESGILGAADVARMRDANVHAFLVGEAFMRAADPGAALAQLFA, from the coding sequence ATGAGCGACATCCTCGACAAGATCGTGGCGGTCAAGCGCGAGGAGATCGCCGCCGCCAGCCGCCAGCGCGACCTGGCGTCGCTGCGCCGCGAGGCCGAGGCGCGCACGGACGTCCGCGACTTCGTTGCCGCCCTGCGGCGCAAGGTGGCCGCGGGCCAGGCGGCAGTGATCGCCGAGGTGAAGAAGGCCAGCCCCAGCAAGGGCGTGCTGCGCGAGTACTTCGTGCCGGCCGACATCGCCACCAGCTACGAACGCCACGGGGCGGCCTGCCTGAGCGTGCTGACCGATGTTCAGTTCTTCCAGGGTTCGGCGGCCTATCTGCAGCAGGCGCGTGCCGCCTGCGCCTTGCCGGTGTTGCGCAAGGATTTCATGGTCGACCCATACCAGGTCTACGAGGCGCGGGCGATGGGGGCGGACTGCATCCTCCTCATCGCGGCGTGCCTCGACGACGCGCAGATGGCCGATCTGGAGGCGCAGGCGCTGTCGCTGGGCATGGCGGTGCTGGTCGAGGTGCACGATGGCGCCGAACTCGACCGGGCGCTGAAATTGAAGACGCCGCTCGTCGGCGTCAACAACCGGAACCTGCGCACCTTCGAGGTGACGCTGGACACGACGCTGTCCTTGCTGCCCCGCGTGCCTCGCGACCGGCTGCTCGTAACGGAAAGCGGCATCCTCGGTGCAGCCGATGTGGCCCGCATGCGCGACGCCAACGTCCACGCTTTCCTGGTCGGTGAAGCGTTCATGCGCGCTGCCGACCCGGGTGCAGCGCTGGCGCAACTCTTCGCATGA
- the apaG gene encoding Co2+/Mg2+ efflux protein ApaG — MAKPEFTCSVSVRPLPEQADPEQGVHAYAYTIQIVNTGDITAQLIARHWVITDARGHVEEVRGLAVVGQQPLLKPGERFEYTSWTRIHTPQGSMRGTFFCMTEDARPFDAAVPEFSLSVPSTLH; from the coding sequence ATGGCCAAGCCCGAATTCACCTGCAGCGTCAGCGTGCGCCCCCTGCCCGAACAGGCAGACCCCGAGCAAGGCGTTCACGCCTATGCGTACACGATCCAGATCGTCAACACCGGAGACATCACCGCGCAGCTCATCGCGCGCCATTGGGTGATCACCGATGCGCGCGGCCACGTCGAGGAAGTGCGCGGCCTGGCCGTCGTCGGCCAGCAGCCGCTGCTCAAGCCGGGCGAGCGTTTCGAGTACACGAGCTGGACACGCATCCACACGCCGCAAGGCAGCATGCGCGGCACCTTCTTCTGCATGACCGAAGACGCGCGGCCCTTCGACGCGGCCGTGCCCGAGTTCTCGCTCTCGGTCCCATCGACCTTGCATTGA